Proteins encoded by one window of Rhodamnia argentea isolate NSW1041297 chromosome 6, ASM2092103v1, whole genome shotgun sequence:
- the LOC115749306 gene encoding probable protein phosphatase 2C 14, translated as MASTPSSSSTGVLALSSSSAKRKRPSKLEIPNVLRQLQPDELRSRDLACRDDAVCFGEPGVAVVSFKGKKKFMEDAYKIASSLDGNPSKGFFGVYDGHGGRKAADYVAEHLHENILEMMVNAETIPDKEAAIKAGYLKTDQEFMTRGLSSGACCVTALIQGQEIAISNLGDCRAVLCRGGVAEALTKDHRADKEDEKQRIEDMGGFVEMHRGSWRVHGILSVSRSIGDAHLKQWVMAEPDTRVLHLTVDMEFLVLASDGLWEEVGNQEAVNIIRCSCVADKVTLSSTDLHKDENDEFGCVNVSPSSKLRRISLLKQQKKIKQSPSHRKPIESWKDSENEFFGEIDSPPLKSRRVSLVKRINTKTECLSSQEKNGDCSKGFSSVGLVAACKELANLAISRGSLDDITVMVVDLTQFRRDEVI; from the exons ATGGCTAGCACCCCATCTTCATCTTCGACCGGCGTCCTcgctctctcctcttcctccgcCAAGCGAAAGAGACCCTCGAAGCTCGAGATCCCAAACGTCCTGCGACAGCTCCAACCCGACGAGCTCAGGTCCCGCGACCTCGCTTGCCGAGACGATGCCGTCTGCTTCGGCGAGCCTGGAGTCGCGGTCGTGTCGTTCAAAGGCAAGAAGAAGTTCATGGAGGACGCTTACAAGATCGCCTCTTCCTTAGATGGGAACCCAAGTAAA GGTTTCTTCGGTGTGTATGACGGGCATGGGGGTAGAAAGGCTGCAGATTATGTTGCGGAGCACTTGCACGAGAACATCCTTGAAATGATGGTGAATGCCGAGACGATTCCAGATAAAGAAGCAGCTATTAAAGCTGGATACTTGAAAACAGACCAAGAATTTATGACACGG GGTTTAAGCAGCGGCGCGTGCTGCGTCACAGCCTTAATCCAAGGCCAGGAAATTGCTATTTCAAACTTGGGAGATTGCAGGGCTGTTCTCTGTAGAGGAGGAGTGGCTGAAGCTCTCACAAAGGATCACAGAGCAGATAAAGAGGATGAAAAGCAAAGGATAGAGGATATG GGAGGATTTGTAGAGATGCACAGAGGATCCTGGAGAGTGCACGGGATACTCTCTGTTTCAAGAAGCATCGGCGATGCTCATTTGAAGCAGTGGGTAATGGCTGAACCTGATACAAGAGTTCTTCATTTGACTGTAGATATGGAATTCCTTGTCTTGGCATCCGATGGATTGTGGGAAGAG GTTGGCAACCAGGAAGCTGTCAACATCATAAGATGTTCATGCGTGGCTGATAAGGTAACCTTGTCATCAACAGATCTTCACAAGGATGAAAATGATGAGTTCGGATGTGTTAATGTCAGCCCCTCATCAAAGCTGCGGAGGATCTCGCTGCTCAAGCAACAGAAGAAAATTAAGCAATCGCCAAGCCACAGGAAACCTATTGAAAGCTGGAAAGATAGTGAAAATGAGTTCTTCGGCGAAATCGACAGCCCACCATTGAAGTCGAGAAGAGTATCCCTGGTTAAGAGAATAAACACAAAAACCGAATGCCTTAGTAGTCAAGAGAAGAATGGCGACTGTAGCAAGGGATTCTCTTCTGTTGGTCTCGTAGCTGCTTGTAAGGAGCTTGCGAACCTTGCTATCAGCAGGGGTAGTCTGGATGATATCACCGTGATGGTCGTAGATTTGACTCAATTTAGACGCGACGAGGTAATATAG